CGTAAAAATGTAGTTACAAATCCTTTTGAGGGTTTATAATTTTTTACTCAGGGCTTAAAGCCTTGAGTAAAATTTGGATATATAACAAAGTTTTTACTGATAAAAATTTCTTCATTTACCGCTGTATCAGTATTTAAAAGCACGCTAACATTTACTATAATGCTAAAATCTTTGCTTAAATTCGCATCTGTATTTAAATTTACAAGTTTAAAATTTTTACACTCTGCCAAAGGATAAAAATAAGATATTTTAATTTTGTCATTTGCATTTGGATAATGAAATTCGACAAAATCCAAGCATTCTTTTTGAGCCTTTCTTGTTTCGTATAGAAAATATTTTGCAAGTTCTTTTGAGTCGCTTGCCAAAATTTGAGCTTGGGTATATAAAAATGTATCTTTTGTTTGTCTTGGAATATAACTTGAAGTATTTATGAGCAAGATCATAAGGCTTGAAAGTATAAGCAATATGAGTGTAAATACCAGCATGTAAGCTTTTTTCAAAGACTTATCCTTTCAAAGCAAGCAGGAGTAATTTTTTGATTATTTTCAAAAAGACAAAGTTTGATGATGAGATAATCATTTTGTTTTAAAATTTCAAAGCTTTGAACCCCATTTATCAGTAATGTTTTTTGTTTTAAGCTAGATTTAAGATGAGGCTCAAGCTCATAGTAAAGTTTCTCATCTTGTATAAAAAAATGAATTCTAGCTTCAATAAGCTTAAAAAAGCCCTCAAAAGAAGCATTATTAAAACTTATATTTTCATCATCAATAACACTAAGCTCATAAATTTGTTTTTTTGAAAGCGAGTAAAATAAGAGTGTATTATTTTTAAAGCCATAAAGATCTTGGTGATTTTTTAAAATCTGCAAAAGCTTAGCTTTAGGTACATAAAAATCAGTATGATTTTTTAGAATCAAAGAGGAGTTAGCGATAAAAATGTTTTGGTTTTTTTGCATGAGTAAATTTACTCTGTCCTCTAAGAAACAGCTTAAATCTTGAAAATTTATACTCTCTTTGAGGCAGTTTTGCAAGATTTTATCTATTTGTATAAGTGTAATATTTGCATTTTGAAAAGCGTTTATAAATTTTTCTTGAGAGTTTGTAAAATAAAAGAGATTTTTAAAAAGTATAAAAATAATACCTATAAGTAACGAGCTTATCACTAAAGCAAGTAGGCATTCAAATAAACTAAAAGCTTTTTTCATCTTTGAAAAATACCTCATAGTCTTGATTTTTTGGCTTTAGACTTTGAAGTTGAATATCTTGGGTCAAAAGCTCAAAAAGGATAAAATCTTGAATATTTGTTTTGATCTTGGTATCTGAGAGTTTTGCTTGCTTGTTGTAGAGTTGCATTTCGTTTTGTTTTATAAGTGAATGAAGATGAAGATTTTGTGAATTTTTGATAATCTGGGCATAAGAAAGATAAAAAAAACTAAAGATGATCCCTAAAATGATAATGCTAAAAAGTACTTCTACTAAAGAAAAAGCTCTTTTTATCATGAAGAGCTTGTAATAATGGCTTGCATGAGAGCCGATCTTAGCTTATGATCTTCTAAAATCTTTACACCTTTTATCGTAACTCCAGCAGGAGAGCAAATTTGTTCTTTTATCATCGCTGGGTGCTCGTGTTTAAGTAAGCTCGCAAGACTTTCAAAAATGCCTTGTGTAAGCTCATAACTTAAATTTTTATTAAGTCCTTGATAAACCCCTCCATTAGCAATGCTTTCTGCAATCATAGCTAAAAATGCAGGTGCACATCCACTAATAGCCATCGCAGCATTCATTTGCTCTTCGTTATCAAGCTCAACAGCCTTGCCAAAGGTATTTAAAATCTCAAGAATTTCTTCTTTAAATTGATCATTTTGCAGTATAAAAGGAGTGGTTGAGGTTTTAAATTTAGCAGCCATATTAGGCATGATCCTTGCGTAGTTTTGCGCCTTAAAACAGCTAAGTGTTTTAAGATCAGTATTTGCAAGAACTGAGATGATAAGCCTTGCTTCATCTTTGATCTTACTTGCAACACTTTGCAAAGCATAGGGTTTAAAAGCTAAGATAAGTATCTTGTCTTTTGCATTAAATTCATCATAAAGCAAGGTTTTAAAACCTTGCTCAGCCAAAGAAGCAAGCTTAAATTTTGTCCTACCTACGATAGTAACGCTATAACTATCTTTTAAGCCAAAGGCTAAAGCACTCGCCATAGCCCCATTAGCTAGGATATAAATTTCTTTCATATCTTATTTATGATGAAAATAATTTGAAATTTTATCTGCTTGAAAAAAGTCTGGATAATTCACACTATCTAAAATCACTTGAACCATAGAATTGTTATCCAAGTTGACAACAATAGGTGCAAGAAAATTAACACAAGAATCTTCCACAGTTTTGTTTAAAGCCACGATAACATAAACTTGATATTTTGTATTTTCATTGAGATTGAGTAATTCTTGATAATAAGTTGCCACTTCAAACTCATAATCAGTTCTAAGTAAGGTAGGATCTATCAAAACAAAATCAAAGTCCTGTCCATCAAGACTATGTAACCTAAAAAATATCTCATCAATAGGTTCAAGCTCCATATTTTTAGTATCTTCAAATCCCAAAATAGGACATTTAACGCTTAATTTCATCATTTTCTCCTTAGTATCTGTAAGATTATTCTAGCATAAATAAGCAATATTAATTCCAAAAATTTTAAATTATTTATTTTATTTGATTATAATTTCAAGAAAAATAAATAATTTTAGGCTAGTATATAATGAAAAATGCTTTCATAACATTGTTAATAGGACTTTTTTTCTTTGCTTGCAGTGCAAAAAATTCAGAAGATTTATATAATTTAAGTGCTATGCAGTGGTATAAACAAATCATTAAAGATTTACAAGATAGAGATCTAGAAAAAGCAGATTTGCATTATACTTCTATGTCTAGCGAGCATGTCGCTGATGCCTTGCTTGAACCTGTTTTGTTGATCTTGGCACAAGCTCATATTGATGAAGAAGAATACAAGCTTGCTGATTTTTATCTTGAAGAATACGCAAAAAAATTTGGAAGCTCAAAAAATTTAGACTTTATCCGCTATATGCAGATCAAGGCTAAATTTGAGTCCTTTACCCAGCCTTATAGGGATCAGGCTTTGTTGCTTGAGGGTTTAAAACAGATTGAAAATTTTTCTCAAAATTATCCTCAAACTCAGTTTGAACCTTTAATGAGTACTATGCTTACGAAATTTAAACTCGCTGTTTTCGTGCTTGATGAAAATATTGCTTCCTTATATAAAAGGATAGGTAAAGATGAAAGCTATGCTGTTTATGAAGAAAGACTTGCAAATTCTGAATTTAAGGATTCAAATATTATTAAGCCGAAAATATCTTGGTATAGACGAATTTTTGAATAAATAAGGAAAAAAATGCAAATACAAAACTCACAAACTTATCCTGCCTCGCTTCCTGTTTTAGTTGAAGATGAGCTTTTTTTGTATCCGTTTATGATCACGCCGATTTTTTTAGATGATGATCAAAATATCTCAGCCTTAAATTTAGCCCTTAAAGAAGATACGATGATCTTTGTTGCTCCGTCTAAATTTGAGGGTGCAAGAAGTTTTGATGAAATTTATGATTGTGGTGTTATTGGTACTATCATGCGTAAAGTTCCCTTGCCTGATGGACGGATTAAAATTTTATTTCAAGGCTTTTCTAAGGCAAAGATCGTTAAGAAAATTTCAAACAAACCCTTAAGAGCCCTTGTTGATCTTATTCATCAAAAGAGCATAGAAGCAAGTAAAAATGACGCCTTGCTTGGGGTTTTAAAAGAAAAAGTGAGAGTTTTGGCTGGAGTAAGTCATTATTTTTCTCCTGATTTATTAAGAACGATTGAAGAAGGCGTTGATGCTGAGAGGATTTGCGATCTTGTCTTAAATACTATCCGCATAAAAAAGCAAGTTGCTTATGAGTTTTTTATAGAAAATGATTTAGAGGTAAAAACCCTTAAGCTCATTGATTTGATAGCTGAAGAAATAGAAACAAGCAAGCTTCAAAAAGAGATCAAAAGCAAGGTGCATTCAAGGATAGATCAGGTTAATAAAGAGTATTTTTTAAAAGAGCAACTAAGACAAATTCAAAAAGAGCTTGGCTCTGATAACCAAAAAGAAGATGAAACAAGAGAGTATTATAAAAAGCTCGAGACAAAAAAAGCTTATATGCATGAAGACGCATATAAAGAAATCAAAAAGCAAATCGAAAAATTTGAAAGGATAAATCAAGATAATTCCGAAGCTTCCATGCTTCAAACCTATATCGAAACGGCTTTAGAAGTGCCTTTTGAAAAGGTGGCAAAGAAAAAGCTTGATATCAAAGAGGTTAGCAAACAGCTTAATGCTGATCACTACGCTTTAACCAAGCCAAAAGAGCGTATAGAGGAGTATTTTGCAGTTAGACAGCTCTTAGAAAAACGCAAGATCGAAGATAAGGACGGAGCAAAGGTTATTTTATGTTTATATGGACCTCCGGGAGTTGGTAAAACTTCTTTGGCAAATTCTGTGGCTAAGGCTTTAAAAAGGGAGCTTATACGCATAGCCTTAGGAGGGCTTGAAGATGTTAATGAGCTAAGAGGACATAGAAGAACTTATATCGGTGCTATGCCAGGACGCATTGTGCAAGGGCTTATAGAAGCAAAACAGATCAATCCTGTTGTCGTGCTTGATGAGATCGATAAGCTTAGTAGAAACTACAGAGGCGATCCAAGTGCCGTGCTTTTAGAAATTCTTGATCCTGAGCAAAATGTGAAATTTAGGGATTATTATTTAAATTTCAATATAGACTTAAGCAAGGTGATTTTCATCGCCACAGCTAATGATGTGAGCAATATCCCAAGTGCTTTAAGGGATAGAATGGAATTTATCGAGCTTAGCTCTTATACTCCAAGTGAAAAATTTGAAATCACCAAAAAATACCTTATCCCAGATGAGCTTAAAAAACACGGCTTAAAAGCAAGCGAACTTAGCGTTAGTAAAGAAGCTATAGAGCTTATCATCAGCGAATACACAAGAGAATCAGGCGTAAGAAATTTACGTAGGAAGATTTCTGAGCTTTGCCGTAAGGCTGTAAAGAAAATTCTTCTTGAAGAAAGTAAGAAAATTGCCATTACTCCAAAAAATTTACATGAGTTTTTAGATAAAAAGGCTTACGAGATAGAAAAGCAAGACGGAGAAAATAAAATCGGCGTTGTCAATGGTCTTGCTTGGACTGCTGTGGGTGGAGATGTGCTTAAGGTTGAGGCGATCAAGATCAAGGGCAAGGGCGAGCTTATGCTGACAGGAAGCTTGGGCGATGTGATGAAAGAATCAGCACGCATAGCCTTTAGTGTGATCAAGGTTTTGATCGATGAAAAGCAAGTGAAAGTGCCTAAAAGCTCCTTTTATAAAGAAAAAGAAAACATTTATGATCAATACAACCTACATATCCATGTTCCAGACGGAGCAACTCCTAAAGATGGACCAAGTGCGGGCATTACGATGTGTGTGGCTATTGCCTCAGTTTTTAGCGAAAAGAAAGTTAAATCAAGCGTTGCGATGACAGGCGAGGTGGATTTAACGGGTAGGGTTTTGCCTATAGGAGGCTTAAAAGAAAAGCTTATCGCTGCTTATAAGGCTGAGATCAAAACAGCTTTGATCCCTCAAAAAAACTATGATAGGGATTTAAAGGATATCCCAAATGAGGTTAAAGATAATATGCAAATCATTGCCGTAAAAAGCTTAGAAGAGGTTTTAGATCTTGCTTTGGAGAATTAAGCTCCCTTATAAATATAGAGTTTATAAGGGAATGTTTTTTGTAAGTTAGAGCTAGGATAAATTTATCCTAGCTTAGTTTTTTATATCTTGGATCGCTTTTAAGCAAGTTTCTTTATCTACAAGCTCTATTTTAGCTCTACCTTGCAACCAGCCTTGAGCTACCGAGCTTTCAAAGCAGTAAATTTTATTTATTTGTGGGAAAAAGTTTATTCTAGTCTCTGATTCTGAGCGAGCAAAAAGATAGGCTTGTTTTGCGTTGCTTGACTCTAAGTCTATATGAGCATAGTTATTTCTTGATGAGCTGAAAAAATTACCCAAGTTTTCATCATCTAAGCCGACACTTACTGCGTATTTTATCGCTAGACCCATTATAGAACCCCCTCTATAAATGTAAATTCTTGATTTATTTTCAGGTGGATTAGCTAATACATCTTCATTTTCAACATTAAATGCGTATTGATCTGTTTGTTCTTTTGTGTAGTTTATGCTATGATTTGATACACAAGCACTTACCAAAATACCTAAGATTGAAACCACAAGTAAATTTAAGATTTTTTCATTCATTATCCTTATTATAATCCCTTATAATTTTATAAGCGATTGATATTATTTGATTTTTGTGAGTTTTGAGCGTTGTTCATCTGTTAGATCTTCTATCAAAGTGATGACAACTTCTTTATCATTTCCACTAACTCCTTCTCCCTCAGGCTTTAAGACATACATAGCACCCGTTATAGGATCAAATACAAGCCAACCGATAAAACCTCCGTAAACAAGATTTCCAGCTAAATACCAACCGCTTAGTCTGGAGTTAAGCTCAAAGCTTACTGTTTTATAGCCTTGTTTTGTTACTTCTATGGTGTATTTTTGAGCTTTAAAATATCCATTGCCTCTTTCCAGTTTGACCCTAGTTGGAGTTGTATAGTTGCCTACATTCACTCCATTGGCATTTTTTATAACTATGCTCGCACCGCTTGGATTAGAAGTAAAATTTGTAGTTTGATCAGAACCATTTATAAAAGTGGCACAAGCACTCACCAAAATACCTAAGATTGAAACCGCAAGTAAATTTAAGATTTTTTTCATTTTTTCTCCTTATTTTTAAAATTCAAAGTCATAAATGTAGCGTACAAGAATTGAGAAATTTTCTTTCACACTTACTTTATAGGTATTTGTTTCACCCATAACAATCTCATTAGAAAAAGGAATTTTAGCTCCTACTTCTAA
This genomic interval from Campylobacter sp. MIT 99-7217 contains the following:
- a CDS encoding type II secretion system protein; protein product: MIKRAFSLVEVLFSIIILGIIFSFFYLSYAQIIKNSQNLHLHSLIKQNEMQLYNKQAKLSDTKIKTNIQDFILFELLTQDIQLQSLKPKNQDYEVFFKDEKSF
- a CDS encoding pyrroline-5-carboxylate reductase codes for the protein MKEIYILANGAMASALAFGLKDSYSVTIVGRTKFKLASLAEQGFKTLLYDEFNAKDKILILAFKPYALQSVASKIKDEARLIISVLANTDLKTLSCFKAQNYARIMPNMAAKFKTSTTPFILQNDQFKEEILEILNTFGKAVELDNEEQMNAAMAISGCAPAFLAMIAESIANGGVYQGLNKNLSYELTQGIFESLASLLKHEHPAMIKEQICSPAGVTIKGVKILEDHKLRSALMQAIITSSS
- the fliW gene encoding flagellar assembly protein FliW; the encoded protein is MKLSVKCPILGFEDTKNMELEPIDEIFFRLHSLDGQDFDFVLIDPTLLRTDYEFEVATYYQELLNLNENTKYQVYVIVALNKTVEDSCVNFLAPIVVNLDNNSMVQVILDSVNYPDFFQADKISNYFHHK
- the bamD gene encoding outer membrane protein assembly factor BamD — translated: MMKNAFITLLIGLFFFACSAKNSEDLYNLSAMQWYKQIIKDLQDRDLEKADLHYTSMSSEHVADALLEPVLLILAQAHIDEEEYKLADFYLEEYAKKFGSSKNLDFIRYMQIKAKFESFTQPYRDQALLLEGLKQIENFSQNYPQTQFEPLMSTMLTKFKLAVFVLDENIASLYKRIGKDESYAVYEERLANSEFKDSNIIKPKISWYRRIFE
- the lon gene encoding endopeptidase La, whose product is MQIQNSQTYPASLPVLVEDELFLYPFMITPIFLDDDQNISALNLALKEDTMIFVAPSKFEGARSFDEIYDCGVIGTIMRKVPLPDGRIKILFQGFSKAKIVKKISNKPLRALVDLIHQKSIEASKNDALLGVLKEKVRVLAGVSHYFSPDLLRTIEEGVDAERICDLVLNTIRIKKQVAYEFFIENDLEVKTLKLIDLIAEEIETSKLQKEIKSKVHSRIDQVNKEYFLKEQLRQIQKELGSDNQKEDETREYYKKLETKKAYMHEDAYKEIKKQIEKFERINQDNSEASMLQTYIETALEVPFEKVAKKKLDIKEVSKQLNADHYALTKPKERIEEYFAVRQLLEKRKIEDKDGAKVILCLYGPPGVGKTSLANSVAKALKRELIRIALGGLEDVNELRGHRRTYIGAMPGRIVQGLIEAKQINPVVVLDEIDKLSRNYRGDPSAVLLEILDPEQNVKFRDYYLNFNIDLSKVIFIATANDVSNIPSALRDRMEFIELSSYTPSEKFEITKKYLIPDELKKHGLKASELSVSKEAIELIISEYTRESGVRNLRRKISELCRKAVKKILLEESKKIAITPKNLHEFLDKKAYEIEKQDGENKIGVVNGLAWTAVGGDVLKVEAIKIKGKGELMLTGSLGDVMKESARIAFSVIKVLIDEKQVKVPKSSFYKEKENIYDQYNLHIHVPDGATPKDGPSAGITMCVAIASVFSEKKVKSSVAMTGEVDLTGRVLPIGGLKEKLIAAYKAEIKTALIPQKNYDRDLKDIPNEVKDNMQIIAVKSLEEVLDLALEN